gaaggccttcagcCAGAGCTCCCACCTTCTCCGACATCAGTTCAtccatactggggagaagccctatgagtgcCAGGAGTGCGGGAAGGCCTTCCGCCAGAGCTCAGCCCTCACACAACACCAGAAAATCCACACAGGAAAGAGGCCTTATGAGTGCAGGGAATGTGGGAAGGATTTCAGCAGAAGCTCCAGTCTCCGAAAACATGAGAGAATTCATACAGGAGAGAGACCTTATcagtgtaaggaatgtgggaaatcCTTCAATCAGAGTTCAGGCCTAAGCCAGCATCGGAAAATCCACACTCTGAAGAAACCCCACGAATGTGATCTTTGTGGAAAAGCCTTTTGTCATAGGTCCCACCTTATCCGGCATCAGCGGATTCACACAGGGAAGAAACCTTACAAATGCGAagagtgtgggaaggccttcagcCAGAGCTCCAACCTCATTGAACATCGGAAGACCCACACTGGTGAGAAACCTTACAAGTGTCATaagtgtgggaaggccttcagcCAGAGCTCGTCGCTCATTGAGCATCAGCGGATCCACACGGGGGAGAAACCCTATGAGTGCTGTCAGTGTGGCAAGGCCTTCTGCCACAGCTCTGCACTGATTCAGCACCAGAGAATACACACTGGCAAGAAACCCTACTCCTGCGAATGTGGAAAGGCCTTCCGGCACAGGTCAGCTCTCATTGAGCATTATAAAACCCACACCAGAGAGAAGCCCTATGTGTGTAACATGTGTGGCAAGTCCTTTAGGGGGAGCTCACACCTGATCCGGCATCAGAAAATCCATGCTGGGGAGAAGCTGTAGATGGG
This genomic interval from Marmota flaviventris isolate mMarFla1 chromosome 1, mMarFla1.hap1, whole genome shotgun sequence contains the following:
- the Znf70 gene encoding zinc finger protein 70, producing MEVPSATKFGETFVFEDRQELFPGEDLGHPFLQERGLEQMAVIYKEVPLGEQDVEQDDYEGNFSLCSSPVQHQTIPSETRPQDEEVFGETFLQKSDLSVCQIIHGREESSPPDCKEAGRGYLGSKVSHNIPQPAKPYACHECGKAFSQSSHLLRHLVIHTGEKPYECCECGKAFSQSSHLLRHQFIHTGEKPYECQECGKAFRQSSALTQHQKIHTGKRPYECRECGKDFSRSSSLRKHERIHTGERPYQCKECGKSFNQSSGLSQHRKIHTLKKPHECDLCGKAFCHRSHLIRHQRIHTGKKPYKCEECGKAFSQSSNLIEHRKTHTGEKPYKCHKCGKAFSQSSSLIEHQRIHTGEKPYECCQCGKAFCHSSALIQHQRIHTGKKPYSCECGKAFRHRSALIEHYKTHTREKPYVCNMCGKSFRGSSHLIRHQKIHAGEKL